The Podarcis muralis chromosome 16, rPodMur119.hap1.1, whole genome shotgun sequence genomic interval ctaaacttaccagaagaataagaaatcaagataacaaactttttataaaagaatggaaatggtttattgaatatttacagataaattgtaaacagattgaaacattagcaggattattgtaataacctgcagttttataagactATATATTTActttagataattaaatgagtaaattaaatgGATTTTGATATGCAGAAGGtatgaaaaaaattaatttaaggaaccgcaaaaagagggggaaggaagtcaaaatttgaaatgttaaatggattggaaaaacaatgaaatgtatatatttgaaaagtataaataaaaaactaaaaaaaggactcatttagtccagcctcctgttttcacagtttttgcttttatttaatacTTATTGACAAAAaacaatgcaaatatatatataactggtCAGTATCAAAAACTTTTGTTCTAGGTACAATGCTTAAGTTTTCTTCATTAGAGGACCCTGAAAACATCTGTAAAAAGTTGCATGTCTCTGTACCCCTCAAGAGGCAAACAATATTCCCGTcaccacatataaaaaacaaagtcAGAAGCGGAGAAGATGAATCCAGATGTTTCAGTATTTTCCCCAAATCTGCATGTAAACTGTGGATGGATGTCTCTGAAAATTAGTCATGACTATATAAGTAATAAAGCTAATTCCCAAATGGCACAAAAAGTCTGGTGACCTTTTATTATGCTGATTTGGCAAGTGGTTTTCTCCAGTATCGCTGTGCTCCACAAATAATTCCAGCATAACTCAGAAGCAGGAATCTCAAGCCCTGTGGGCTGAATGTGACCCATTTAGCCTCTCCCTCAAGcctctcagaactctccccacacCAAACCCTGCACCAGACCAACTTTGCACACCCAAGTACTTTtgtctggctgaaatgtgtcctcttGCTTTTTCTGGATCagggatagagaggggtgtgtgagtaaGGGTAAAAACTAGCCTTCTGGTACAAAAGAAAAATTTCTATTCACTGTTCTGCCAACTTTTGCCTTCCACCATTGGAATGTGACCCCTAGAGGGTTACTCAGAAAAGAGTGTGGCCCTCAGAATTAAAATATGGTCCTGTGCCACCTGTCATGTAGGCAAAACTAATGGTTATGTAGGCAAAACGGCACTTTCTGTGCACAAGAGGGGGCTTGGGGAAGCTGCAGGATTTACAAGAGTACAAAAACATtaggaaaaaaaaccttaaggggACAAAAATCCCCCAAAcaacccaatgaggactgagcatagtCAGTGGCCGTGGAAGGCTGGCTGGCTGTAGAAAGAGGATAAAAAGAGACCCCTGAAGAGAGTTGGCGGGAATGGAAtagaaaagggcatggctggctggaaccctgaatagGAGTGGCctgtgctgcaacattttgttgtatatCCTTTAGTTTGAACCTACGTAGAAGCCATTGCCCTCCTTTGTGGAAGTGGGAGTTTCCTATAGAAATCAATGGATAAATTCAAGATTTTGATGTAGCTTTGTGACTTAGCATGTCCACCCTCAAACAAATGGCAGATGCAAAGAATGCATTTCATGATTTTTCTAACTCTGGCCTTTTTCTTTTgtgtaaagaaaaaagaaaaaaggataacTTAGAAAAAACCttttcatcattttcataatagcCTTACCAATGCAAATTCAATATGCTGTCCCTTTGTTTCAGGATGGAGGGCTCAGGTTGACAGGTGCATTATACTTCTAGCAGAGGTTATGGGTCAGGCTGAGGCTGAGAGGGTAGCTTCCAATAACTTTATGGTGTCGTCCGGTGCTGTTAGACCCATTCTCCACATTGtagttgtggaattctctcctgccaagcacaattgttgttgttgttgttgttgttttgggggtgtCATGTGCTGAAgactttaccctggcctttgacacctgatatTTTAGGACCTGCCTTGTTCTGTTGATTGTAGTGTGGTTTAGCTGtttttttatgctgtatttttaaagTTGCGAAGGGTGGCTGAGAAAACGAAtgcataagaaataataataataattggtggGCTGAGACAGCAGCGTACAGTAACCCCACTGTCACCCCACTCCTCTTACATGGTTTTGGGGAGGCAGTGATGAGAGAGATAGTAGTTTAGGACAGCCCTGCAATGTGGTCCACAGCAGATCAGAAGAAGCGCTGAGGCTCATTGGTTGGATTGCCAGCCAAACAAAATCCCTCATATGAAAACCCCTTGAGAAGAttgcaaaaaacccccaacaacaatCCATATATCCCCCTCCTGGAACTTCTCCAGGGTAAACCCAGTACAGTACTCAATTGCATGTAGAAGTTGCATGTTCTGTCATTGACTTGCATGTAGCTGAACTGAAATTTACCGTATATCTCTCTGCTTATCTATCcatctaactaactaactaactaactaactaactaactaactaactaactatattcagtggagcttacttctgagtaaaaaattGCATCTTTTGCTCTTTTTTTGGCGGGACAAGGGGGACGCATTTGTTGCTATGCCTAATCGCAGTTGCGTTAAAATCTCAACTGATTTCAACTATTTTCTGCTCTGACACTTGCAAGTCGAGTTGTGCGCCTCTCTAATTTCTTAGCTCTGTGCTGAGGACTGCGGTTGCTATGGGGACGGACGCCATTTTGGGCAACTTGGTGGcgagggaagggggggaaggagaAGAGTTCCCAGAATTCAGCGCGCCTTTGACCTCCGTGACCCAATATGGCTGCGCCCAGGGCCGCGGAGGAGACGCTTTGAGTGAGTGGAAGGTAAGAGGGGTCAGTGGCTAAAAAGATGCGGGGAGGTTGAACTTGGGGTGACCAACGGGGAGAGTGAGCCTGGAAGTTGGCTTAGACCGTTCGCCCATGTAGTCTAgcgttgtctgcactgactggcagcggctctgcaGGGATTGGAGCTTCTGCACGCAGAGactgtgctttgccactgagctatggccctttaaGAGTCATTGGAACTGGAGTCttgtaagggtgctgagagttgttggaagGCCTCTGTTCCCCTCGTAGGGCTACAATtgtcagagttccctgggaataaGAATTGATGGTTAAATACTATATAGAAGGAGTGCATCCCCAGCTGCACTTTAGCCCATGTTTGTGAAGCAGAAGCTGGTTGTTGCTCTGGCTTAATAGCACCTAAATGCAAAGAGGTTACTTTTCTAAATGTGGTATCAGTTGAATGATTTCTCACCCCTGACCTTCAGCCTTTCCCTTCCTGAAACTGAGCCAAGACCCCCACGTCCCATaattcctcctaaaaagtacccTATTCCTTCAGCTATATTTTCAGAAAATATATCTAGCAGATTCTCAAAGCCCAGCTGCAGCTCTTGTCTCTCCtgatgtcctctttgggctccaggAAGGGTCTCCTCGTGAGCCATGAGGACTCATGAGCCATCTCCTGCAATTTTCAGGCTAGCCAGTTGCACATaagtggggggacgggacactcgtagtcagtgttagaaactcaggtgtaTAAGCTGGgtaccaaatggcaccttaaacctaggttacggttgccacaacagaatgtctgtccgccagggtgttggactagatgactcctggggtcccttctaacactGCGATTCCATGATCTCAATTAAATTGCTGTACTGTGGCTTGCTCTTgcaacaattcacttgtcccagtatgcaagaaggagaaacacacacaatggaaatggaaatggaaattaacTATGGATTAAGGCAGAGGTTTACAAACTGTggttgccaacctggcacccagaaatctcCATGGAGTCGTAATTGGACCTGCACCAgtagcaaaatgtgcctggcgcctGGGGAATTTTGATCAATGCCTGTGGTTGGATTTCCAATGTAACAATAGGCTCCAataggctctggctccacctcctgTCAGCCTGCTTTCTGCTTTCAGTCACAAGGGACACCAGCTACCCCAACTTGTCATTGCATTTCTTCCAGTTTGGGTTAAAGATTACTGATGCTTTAGAGCTGTGGTTCCCAACCCTTTTTTTggtcatgccccacctaagcatctctaaaatcctgatgccctccccactgtgacatataattcttgttattcaaaaagtgaactcctgttcACGTGTAGGAAgcttaaaaggccattcactgttaataattCATTCTTGatttgccccccttaaaaatcaaattgcccccctgtggtccgtgtgccccacgttgggaaccacggcTTTAGAGTATTGATTCTTATGTGCTGGTTTTTAGATACTTTGATTATTTCGTCTTTCCCCAGCTTGGAGCCTTCCAGATTCCTgtgggtataggacggtatacaaatttaataaataataaaaataaatagtaacaattcccatcattcctgaccttggGTCATTCCgactggggctaatggaagttgtagtccaaaacatttggagggcaccaggttggggaagattaTCTTATCCTGAGTTGTATATAGTTTTAAGCCATTGTTACTTCTACTTAGTTGgaaattgataataataataataataataataataataataataataataataataataatttattatttatacctcgcccatctggctgagtttccccagccactctgggcggctcccaatcagtgttaaaaacagtacagcgttacatattaaaaacttccctgaaaagggctgccttaagatgtcttctgaatgtcaggtaattatttatctctttgacatctgataggagggcgttccacagggcgggcaccactaccgagaaggccctctgtctggttccctgtagcctcacttcttgcaatgagggaactgccagaaggccctcagcgctggatctcagtgtccgggctgaacgatgggggtggagacgctccttcaggtatacaggttttggttttatatgtgtttttttTGTAATCTGTCCAAAGATGACATTGTCTAGAAAtctttttaataatattaaatttGACTTTTTCTAATTCAGATCTAGCCAGAACTTGAATTACGATGTCGAAGATATCCCGTGCTGCTTCTAAAGCAGTACAAAAGGTGGACCCTGGAAATTTGATCCGGTCGATCATCCGAGCTGGGCAGGCTGTTCCTGGACCACCCTTAGGACCTATCCTTGGGCAGGTATGCATGGGAGAGGGTTAGGAGGAAGGGAGGTCTAGCAGAATTGAAGTGTGAGGCTAGATCACTAAGGGAGTTTCATTTGCAAGCAGGCCACAATTTGGGACATAAATtggctccttttaaaaaacaatcgtTTTTGCTGTTTTCTTCTCTGCCTTTGATTAAAATCACTGGTATTGAtcataatgaaaataatgaagGTGTAGCTAACTGGCTGGAAGGTGGCAATTGAGTGCTAAGGCTTGGATCAACTGAGCAGTTATACTGTTTGGCTTGGAAACCCACTCCCTAGTCCTTCGATTGCATGAACTTGTTGGGATTATTCTgaaccttctcccccccccatctcccccccccccatctgtaccATGGCAGTGAGGTATATATGTATACACGCACAAAATTAGCAGCTAAATCTTGAAACACTGGGCAATGTGTTCTGGAGGCCCTGCTGTTAAACCCCAGATGTGTGTAGAAGTTGATTGCCCTTGTTCACTGGTAAGAGTGGGCAGGGGGGAAGAACACTCTCGACATGCTTAGAGGCACTCTCTTCTTTATTGCTTCACGTTCTGGAGCTGAACCCCCAGCTCAGATACAATCCTTATCCAATCGTAAGCAAAATAGAGTGAATCACAGCCATGTAGTTTGGTTAGTCATTTTGCTAAGCTGCTTTTCTTAGGATAAGGGACATGGAAGTGGTGATTTCCTTTAAGAAACTGTTTTGGCAATTTTGAGAATAGAAGATAGAAATGAAGCTGGCTGCAAGAGCGAAAAAACTTTCCCACTCCCTCGGCAGCAGGATTGTGTCTCCCAGACCTCCTTTGTAGTTTGAAGAAGCACACGTTGTGAGATTTGATTTCTAAGGACACATGTGACAAAACTTAACTCTGCTGTTTCTGAGCTTATGGGGTGCAGATCAATTACTGTAACAAAATTAGGAACCCAAGACATAAGAGCAGATCCTAGTTCTTCTGTGCCCATTATGCTCAGGTGACTGAAGGTGCCTCCAGATGTGGATGATTTAGCAGCAGCTGATCATTGCCATTCTGCTTTAAGCCAGAACCTGAACAGTATCTAATTCCAGACTTCTGGAATCCAAACAAAATACTGTAGTCCAAGCGAGCAGTCCTTGTATCCCAGTCCCATATATTACAGAGGAGGCCATTTTTATTGGGGCCATGGTGTGTGTATTGGGTCGAGGGGAGGTTAAGTATTCCCACCCCACCATTAGCTGCACTCTCCTACTGCAAAGTAGGGGAGTGGGGACTGATACAAAGGCAATAATATTTGGAGAGGGAAGAGCTAAAGTGACGGCAGTGATTCTTAGACAGGAGAGGCAGACCATAGAGAAGGACATTTCTCGAGCACAATCTGTACAGGGCATTATTGACCTGTCTAGGCTGCAACAGCTGGGTTATCTACACCTGAGAAAATAGTGTGTAGCATCCATTTTTATGTTTAAATGGGATTTTCTGagctggggtggaggggaggaagTTGAATAGGGAAAACATGAGATGAGGTTGTTTTGATTGTGTAGATGCCCTGCAAAAAGTGTGTCAATGAAGTGTGGCTTTCTCACAGCAAATGTAGAGGCAGCCTCCCCCTATGCAGGTTCTGTTGTTAGACCCTTGCTGATACACCCAGTGCCCTTTTGGCCCTCTGTTCCCAGTGAGGGCACCCAAGAGAAAAGTGAGGCTGTTTGCCAGACAGCATCACAGAAAAGGTATCTCACAGTCCGCCCCAGACAGACTTGAGCTGTATGTGCTGACCTGTTCTGAGTCCTCTGGAAGTGGAGGGACCAGTGGCGGCTGGTGGGGCTCTTGGGGAAAGTTGAGTAGTGTGCCTGCAGTGCTCTGACCCTTGGCTTTTAAGGTGGCAATGTCTGTGGAGCTGGTGGCTGGTGGTTTGGACGCAGCAGTGGAACTGTTCTTCTGTAGCCTGCGGCTGTCTGTAGGAGACTTCAGCCATCGCTTGCAGTGGTTCACCTGGGCTGTGTCCGTAGGGCATGCCAGCCGTGGCCTGAGCACACTTGCAAACCCTGTCAGGTGTCAGGTGCCCATGGTGTGTTTCATCTGTGTTTCTACGAAGCTGCTCATCCATTGGCTGAGTATGTCCAAGGCCTCGGCTGCCTCGGATGTGGCTGTGGCCTGTTTCCCTTCTGCCCCGAGTGCTTCTGTGGTGCTGGAGGGCAGCGCAGCACTTTAGCGCAATGGCCAAGAAGTTCTTCCCCATGAAGATGGAGGAGATGCGCTGGTCATGGCAGAGGAGCAACAGCCCTCCGCGGATGAAGATGGTGGCCACATTGACGCTGGCCAGACTCAGGAGTGGGTAGAGCGCGCCAGGGCGTGGGCCCTGCACCCCCAGCTCATTTAGTGAGACGCAAGGGAGAATCAGCAGGAGGCCATAGCAGTAGAAGAAGGTCAGGCCCTCAGCCCACAGGGGGAGCACCCGCCGCTGCGGCTCCCACAGGCTGGCCTGGATCTCCAGCACATCCAGCAGGTCCAACACCACCCAAAAGAGGCGCCCGCGCAGTTCGTCTTTCTTCCGGAAGCTGGCGGAGGCCTGGGCCACCAGCTCCGTGGCTCCAAGGACCATGTAAAGGGCAGGAATGCAGATGGAGAGCAGGAGGGTCAGGGTGCGCCGGGCCAGCGGGTCAGGCGCCCGCCCCTCGGTTGCGTAGTGCTGGTAGACAAAGTAGAGCTTGATCTCCAGCGCGAAGGCAAAGAGAAACCACAGCACCATGGCGTAGCCTCGCTGGGCCGGCCTCACCTCGCTGCCTACCCACATGGTCGCGTAGCGCAGCACAAGCAAAAAGAAGAGGTCCCCAGCCAGGGCAAGGGCGCCGACTCCCAGGCGCCGGGCCCCAGTGCTCTGCTCCACCAGGTAGACATCCATCGCCCCCATGGTGCAGACGATGACCACAGCTGCCACGCAGGTGTGTGGGATGTTGGGGGCCTGCTGCTCCATggtgccttttttggggggggagaggagaaagaggagagcATACAATGAAGGAAATTAAGaaggaaggttggggggggggcattttctgagGAGCTTGCTTTCCCATCTGAAAggggtgagaaagagagagctctGGAACATTGGAAACTGTCTTGTAATGAGTCAGACCCTGTGATCCCGTCTAGCTGGTACTgcgtgcactgactggcagtgacattCCAGCGTTTCACAcaggattctctcccagccctgctggagaagctggggatcaatcctgggaccttttgcatgcaaagcaaactgAGCTTCAACGCTTCCAAAACTATGCATTTAatcaaataaatggggggggggcggacttggTTGTGGcctatttttaattaattaattaagtttctattttatttttaatttgcccATCAGTAAATATTTCCTTGGTGGCATATAAACAAAacaatgctaaaaaaaaaaaaaggaaagaggaaaataaCACAGTTAAAAATGAACAGCAGTTTTGTTAATGATAGAGATAGCGTAAAAAAGCTCAAACTGAAAACACTATTAAAAAGCCTGTAGGTGaataaaaaaaaaggtatttGCAACCACTGAAAAGGCTATAGAGGAGGCATACATGAGAAGAGGCAAATCTTCTAGGGATGTGTAGGTAAAACCAGCGTCATCCGGGCTTGCAGGGGCCTTCTGGCTTCAGTGTCGCGGTCAGGCTGGGGCTGTGGGTGGTTGCTGAAGCCTATTCCCATGAGCTGCAAAGAACAGCAATGGGGGTAGGGGGCATATAAATAAACTTGCCTTGCTCCACTTACTTTGTGACTCGTGCCAGCCTGTAGAAAAGGTCACTCTTGCTTCTGCGCAGTTGAACTGCCTAGTTGGGGGTGCCTTCTTCATGCCCTGTCAGTATCCGTTATCGGAAGGCTGAAGCAAACGCCTTTGTCTTAAAACGCCAGATTGCTGATCCCATCTGATCACTGGAAACTCCATGACTGTGGACTTTGAagccgggttgggggggggggggacctgcaaAGACCCATTGGTTTAAAACCTCCAATCGCCTTTTCCCTGGTCAGTTCTCCTGAAAGCCCACCTCTTCTTTTGCTTCATCCCAAACCAGACCTGAGACGTTTGGGCTTTGAACTAGGAAGCCCCTCCTTCAAAACACGTCTGGACCATGAATTTCCTAGGCGGCCTTAGCGAAGCCCTTCTcagtctccccaccaccaccagtctGCAATATGAGGATAAGAATGCAGGCCTACTTttcagggttgttgcaaggattaaATGCAACCAGGCAATGTGTGTAACGCCCTTTGGGTATTCTTTAAAAAGCTATATAATATGTGCTGCCAACATTAATAGAGTCTGAGCACATGTCACTTGAGAGGGGGCCTTTTCGATTatgcctcccccttctcctctgaAGGTCTCCCTGCAATCATTAACATCCTTACGCCATCAGGTAAAAACTTAACCTTTTCTCCGAGACATTTGATGGCTTTTGAAGATTTTGCTGTCTATTTATGGTAtgtgttttgctgctgttttattggtcTGTTTTATAGATTGTTGTAATTGCACTGTAATgcattgttcttttttattttatggttaATGTATGTTATGCTCTTCAAGTTTTTGCAAGTGGCTTGGATAGTCTTTCTGTGGCAAGCGGCTAGTACGAATTCAGAAACAACAATAGAGTATTGTGGCACGTTAAACACTAACAAATTTATGATTGCACTAACTTTCATGGACTGGAGTTTGTGAAAACCTTTGCTGTAATAAATTTGTTGGGTCtcttaaggtgccacaatacttgttggttttgctgcaacaggctGACACAGTCTCTGACTAGCATTAGGTACAACCTGTTAATTCTGCATTTGTGTAAAGGTGTGTTTTTCTTTAGTCCTGAATCTACTGCTAATCAATTTTACTGGATCATCCCAGGTTTTAATGTGAAACAGGCAAATTCCGCTCCACCAACTTTCTACTGCACATGAgtcacagtttttaaaaacctcagCTCACCTTTCTCTTAaccatttctttttttcaaactaaaaagcctcaaatgTTGTAACATCTCCTCCTAGTGCAGTTGCTGTCCAGCTCCCTGATAATTTTTGTTGCCCTTgttttctgcacctttcccagctctgcaTTATCCCTTTTTGTTCCCCGTGTGGCTGCACCATGGATTTCTGTAAAGGCATTGCAGTGCAATCAGTCTTACTTCCAGCCCTTTCCCTAATACAGTAATCACAGCCGTGGGACTTGCCTCTTTCAGTACTGGCATGAAGCATTATTTATGAATTAATATTGATAATGAACCCTTCCTTAACTTTATTGTCACTTGGATGCCCGCATGGAGATTTTGTGCTGAGCACATCCAACGGGCTTAAGTTTGAGCCAGCAGTAAAGCTGGCTGAAGTTGCAATTAAGGAGAGGCTGCCCCTGCCCATGTGCAGAGTATGTGTTTAGACATCTAggacgagggggggggggagcatttccaGGTCAGACTGCATAGCATCCAGACAGCTTGAGCACCCTGCCCCCAACACCTGGCCCACAAATCTTCCCCACAGGGTTACAGCCACCACATAGATCTTCACAGCACAGCAATGACTCAGTAT includes:
- the LOC114586468 gene encoding transmembrane protein 121-like; translated protein: MKKAPPTRQFNCAEARVTFSTGWHESQSTMEQQAPNIPHTCVAAVVIVCTMGAMDVYLVEQSTGARRLGVGALALAGDLFFLLVLRYATMWVGSEVRPAQRGYAMVLWFLFAFALEIKLYFVYQHYATEGRAPDPLARRTLTLLLSICIPALYMVLGATELVAQASASFRKKDELRGRLFWVVLDLLDVLEIQASLWEPQRRVLPLWAEGLTFFYCYGLLLILPCVSLNELGVQGPRPGALYPLLSLASVNVATIFIRGGLLLLCHDQRISSIFMGKNFLAIALKCCAALQHHRSTRGRRETGHSHIRGSRGLGHTQPMDEQLRRNTDETHHGHLTPDRVCKCAQATAGMPYGHSPGEPLQAMAEVSYRQPQATEEQFHCCVQTTSHQLHRHCHLKSQGSEHCRHTTQLSPRAPPAATGPSTSRGLRTGQHIQLKSVWGGL